From Lagenorhynchus albirostris chromosome 15, mLagAlb1.1, whole genome shotgun sequence, one genomic window encodes:
- the LOC132505556 gene encoding late cornified envelope-like proline-rich protein 1 isoform X2: MDARGCCTDCSSPCRKQGASRPQDCCWTCAEACDFPLPSPAHYLDACCPQPAESDWAPRCPCCCPLCDCACACQPPDCQSLNCLCFEIKLR; encoded by the exons ATGGAC GCCCGGGGCTGCTGCACAGACTGCAGCTCCCCCTGCAGGAAGCAAGGCGCCTCCAGGCCCCAAGACTGTTGCTGGACCTGCGCAGAAGCCTGTGACTTTcctctgcccagcccagcccactaCCTGGATGCCTGCTGCCCCCAGCCCGCCGAATCT GATTGGGCCCCTCGCTGCCCTTGCTGCTGCCCGCTCTGTGACTGTGCCTGTGCGTGCCAGCCTCCTGACTGCCAGAGCCTCAACTGTCTCTGCTTTGAGATCAAGCTCCGATGA
- the LOC132505556 gene encoding late cornified envelope-like proline-rich protein 1 isoform X1 has protein sequence MDASSSPWNPTPAPVSSPSLLLPIPAIVVLAVGIYLLLLGLVLLTRHCLLARGCCTDCSSPCRKQGASRPQDCCWTCAEACDFPLPSPAHYLDACCPQPAESDWAPRCPCCCPLCDCACACQPPDCQSLNCLCFEIKLR, from the exons ATGGAC GCCTCCTCTAGCCCGTGGAATCCAACCCCGGCTCCCGTCAGCAGCCCCTCCCTGCTGCTCCCCATCCCTGCCATTGTCGTCCTCGCTGTGGGCATCTATTTGTTGCTGCTGGGCCTAGTGCTGCTGACTAGGCACTGTCTGCTG GCCCGGGGCTGCTGCACAGACTGCAGCTCCCCCTGCAGGAAGCAAGGCGCCTCCAGGCCCCAAGACTGTTGCTGGACCTGCGCAGAAGCCTGTGACTTTcctctgcccagcccagcccactaCCTGGATGCCTGCTGCCCCCAGCCCGCCGAATCT GATTGGGCCCCTCGCTGCCCTTGCTGCTGCCCGCTCTGTGACTGTGCCTGTGCGTGCCAGCCTCCTGACTGCCAGAGCCTCAACTGTCTCTGCTTTGAGATCAAGCTCCGATGA